A genome region from Pseudoalteromonas tetraodonis includes the following:
- the gspL gene encoding type II secretion system protein GspL: protein MTEILLIRTGQTEQDLLNWLIYSPQEQEIIASGELQNASQLSELTEKASTRELVVLLPCDQVQLKTVILPTKWNRKLEQALPYMLEEDIACDIDDIYIALGEPTMVEAQHAIRVALMNRDWFEHWLEVFEQHQLTAHKIVPDGLLLPSAEEPCVAAIELNKQWLFKKGDWHIGAVESSWLKEYLTALGNPDIKHYSPAEQFPETLTLHPQTSDYELPLALFAKQLDQLKFNLRQGPYTIKKKTALWWGYWKSATIISVIALLSSVAIKAVELHQLNSQLEVAKSQVVERFQKAFPGTRVRPHLIKNQIQGALDKVQGTSDAGFLDLTSKLVSVFSQVSEFTPQTLRFDKRRNELRIRARAKDFQTFGKVKAILEQQGVTVEQGSLNNDGDYIVGEIRLRGAQ, encoded by the coding sequence GTGACAGAGATACTGTTGATCCGCACGGGTCAAACCGAACAAGACTTGCTTAACTGGTTAATATACTCACCACAAGAACAAGAAATAATAGCCAGTGGCGAGTTACAAAATGCCAGCCAGTTAAGTGAACTAACTGAAAAAGCATCAACCCGAGAGCTCGTGGTACTTTTACCATGTGACCAAGTGCAATTAAAAACGGTGATACTGCCAACTAAATGGAACCGTAAGCTAGAGCAAGCACTGCCTTATATGCTCGAAGAGGATATTGCCTGTGATATAGACGATATCTATATAGCGCTAGGGGAGCCGACAATGGTTGAAGCGCAGCATGCAATTAGGGTTGCGCTAATGAATCGCGATTGGTTTGAGCACTGGTTAGAGGTGTTTGAGCAACACCAGCTCACTGCTCATAAAATAGTGCCGGATGGCTTGTTATTGCCCAGTGCAGAAGAGCCTTGTGTAGCGGCAATTGAGCTCAACAAGCAATGGCTATTTAAAAAAGGTGACTGGCATATCGGTGCGGTTGAAAGCAGCTGGTTAAAGGAATATCTAACGGCTTTAGGTAACCCTGATATAAAACATTACAGCCCTGCAGAGCAATTTCCTGAAACGCTTACCTTGCATCCGCAAACCAGTGATTATGAGCTGCCGTTAGCATTATTTGCTAAGCAGTTAGATCAGCTTAAATTTAATTTGCGTCAAGGGCCTTACACGATTAAAAAGAAAACGGCTTTATGGTGGGGTTACTGGAAAAGTGCCACCATAATTAGTGTTATTGCTTTGCTATCGAGTGTGGCTATTAAAGCGGTTGAATTACATCAGCTTAATTCGCAGCTTGAGGTAGCTAAATCACAAGTAGTAGAGCGATTTCAAAAAGCCTTTCCAGGCACGCGGGTGCGCCCTCACTTAATTAAAAATCAAATACAGGGAGCACTGGATAAAGTGCAAGGTACGAGCGATGCTGGCTTTTTAGATTTAACCAGCAAGCTGGTGAGTGTATTTTCACAAGTGAGCGAATTTACACCGCAAACCTTACGTTTTGATAAGCGCCGTAATGAATTACGTATTCGTGCTCGTGCAAAAGACTTTCAAACCTTTGGTAAGGTTAAAGCCATTCTTGAGCAGCAAGGTGTGACTGTTGAGCAGGGGTCGTTAAATAATGATGGTGATTATATCGTCGGCGAAATTAGACTGCGAGGTGCACAATGA
- the gspG gene encoding type II secretion system major pseudopilin GspG: MNKQSGFSLLEVMVVLVIIGMIMSIVAPNIMGQQEEAAIDKAHLDIQQLEDAMSLYKLKNKSYPSTEQGLEALVTKTSIEPIPKRFPDGGFISKLPEDPWGNNYQLISPGEIGKFDIFSMGPDGEPATEDDIGNWDEDKQ, translated from the coding sequence GTGAATAAACAATCAGGTTTTTCTTTATTAGAAGTCATGGTGGTACTGGTTATCATCGGGATGATCATGTCGATTGTGGCACCTAATATTATGGGCCAGCAAGAAGAAGCGGCTATTGATAAAGCGCATTTAGATATTCAGCAGTTAGAAGATGCTATGAGTTTGTACAAGCTTAAAAATAAAAGCTACCCAAGTACAGAGCAAGGTTTAGAGGCATTAGTTACTAAAACCAGTATTGAGCCCATTCCAAAGCGTTTTCCTGATGGTGGCTTTATTAGCAAGTTACCGGAAGATCCATGGGGTAATAATTATCAATTAATCAGCCCTGGAGAAATAGGTAAATTTGATATCTTTTCGATGGGTCCAGATGGCGAACCAGCCACCGAAGATGACATTGGTAATTGGGATGAAGATAAGCAGTAA
- the gspD gene encoding type II secretion system secretin GspD: MVQVLHLKKIKKGLAKYAALFLAASLSMSVAAVEYAANFKGTDINEFINIVGKNLNKTIIIDPNVRGKVNVRSYELMDEALYYQFFLNVLEVYGYSAVEMDNNIIKIEKSSDAKKSNVPLITTDSDAAGDMMITRVVRVKNVSVQELGPLVRQFSDQKDGGHVANFNAANVMMLTGHAASVNRLVEIIRSVDQAGDKRVDIVKLKYATADDVVSVVDNIYKDSGKGSVPEFLIPKVVADGRTNSVIVSGEGQARTRAIDLIKRLDGELESQGNTKVFYLNYAKAEDLVKVLQGVSKSLAEDSKGGATNNARSSNRNDTSIEAHPDSNSLVITAQPDTMRSLESVIERLDIRRAQVLVEAIIIEVMEGDGVNFGLQWISEQGGMLQFNNGTTVPVGSLAVAAEQARDKTVTKNIIGTESGTVTKYDETTEGDYGPLASLLGGINGLAMGVIKNDWGAIVQAVSTDTNSNILATPSITTMDNEEASILVGQEVPIITGSQTGSNNENPFQTVERQEVGIKLKVTPQINDGSAVQLTIEQEVSSVSGATAVDISVNKRAIKTTVMADDGGMVVLGGLIDEDVQESVSKVPLLGDIPILGHLFKSTNTTKRKRNLIVFIRPTIIRDGISMNKLSFSKYNFIRGEQFKKREDGINLMPMSDTPILPEWNDELVLPPTYEEHLRKQNAQERNDD, from the coding sequence ATGGTTCAGGTGCTACACCTCAAAAAAATTAAAAAAGGGTTAGCTAAGTATGCGGCACTTTTTTTAGCGGCAAGTCTTTCTATGTCGGTTGCTGCTGTTGAATATGCTGCTAACTTTAAGGGCACAGATATTAATGAGTTTATTAATATTGTGGGCAAAAACCTTAATAAAACCATCATTATTGATCCTAACGTGCGTGGCAAAGTTAATGTGCGCAGTTATGAGTTAATGGATGAGGCACTTTATTATCAATTCTTTTTAAATGTATTAGAAGTTTACGGCTATTCAGCTGTTGAAATGGATAACAACATTATAAAAATAGAAAAAAGTTCAGATGCTAAAAAATCCAATGTACCGTTAATTACAACGGACAGCGATGCAGCTGGCGATATGATGATCACTCGGGTTGTACGAGTTAAAAATGTCAGCGTACAAGAGTTAGGCCCTTTGGTTCGCCAGTTTAGTGACCAAAAAGATGGCGGTCATGTTGCTAACTTTAATGCCGCTAACGTGATGATGCTAACAGGACACGCAGCCTCTGTTAATCGTTTGGTAGAAATTATTCGCTCTGTTGACCAAGCGGGTGATAAGCGCGTTGATATTGTAAAACTTAAATATGCAACAGCTGATGATGTGGTATCGGTAGTTGATAATATTTATAAAGACAGTGGCAAGGGCAGCGTTCCTGAGTTTTTAATTCCTAAAGTTGTGGCTGATGGCCGAACTAATAGCGTGATTGTGAGTGGTGAAGGTCAAGCTCGTACCCGCGCCATTGATCTTATTAAACGTCTCGACGGCGAACTTGAAAGCCAAGGTAATACCAAAGTATTTTACCTAAACTACGCAAAGGCAGAAGATTTAGTCAAAGTACTTCAAGGTGTGAGTAAATCGCTGGCAGAGGATTCAAAAGGCGGAGCAACCAACAATGCGCGTAGTAGTAATAGAAACGACACGAGTATTGAAGCACATCCTGATTCTAACTCACTCGTCATTACCGCTCAGCCAGATACGATGCGTTCACTTGAATCGGTTATTGAGCGTTTAGATATTCGCCGCGCACAAGTATTAGTAGAAGCCATTATTATTGAAGTCATGGAAGGTGATGGCGTTAACTTTGGCCTGCAATGGATTTCAGAGCAAGGTGGGATGCTACAATTTAATAATGGTACAACAGTACCTGTTGGTTCGTTAGCCGTAGCGGCAGAACAAGCCCGTGATAAAACGGTAACTAAAAATATCATTGGTACTGAATCAGGTACTGTCACCAAATATGATGAAACAACTGAAGGTGACTACGGCCCACTAGCATCATTACTCGGTGGTATTAATGGCTTAGCCATGGGGGTAATTAAAAATGACTGGGGCGCAATTGTTCAAGCTGTTTCAACCGACACTAATTCGAATATTCTAGCGACTCCATCTATTACTACAATGGATAACGAAGAAGCATCTATTTTAGTTGGTCAAGAAGTGCCAATCATTACTGGTTCGCAAACAGGTAGTAACAACGAAAATCCATTTCAAACGGTTGAGCGTCAAGAGGTGGGTATTAAACTTAAAGTAACCCCTCAAATTAATGATGGTTCAGCGGTGCAGTTGACCATAGAGCAAGAAGTTTCAAGTGTTAGTGGCGCAACAGCAGTCGATATTTCGGTGAACAAGCGCGCAATTAAAACTACTGTAATGGCCGATGATGGCGGTATGGTGGTATTGGGTGGCTTGATTGATGAAGATGTACAAGAGAGCGTTTCAAAAGTGCCACTATTAGGCGACATTCCTATTTTAGGCCACTTGTTTAAGTCAACTAATACAACAAAGCGAAAACGTAATCTAATCGTGTTTATTAGACCGACCATTATTCGCGATGGCATTAGTATGAATAAGCTCAGCTTTAGTAAATATAACTTTATTCGCGGTGAGCAATTTAAAAAGCGTGAAGATGGCATTAACTTAATGCCAATGTCTGATACGCCTATTTTACCTGAGTGGAATGACGAATTAGTGTTACCACCTACGTACGAAGAGCATTTACGCAAACAAAATGCACAAGAGCGTAATGATGACTAA
- the gspJ gene encoding type II secretion system minor pseudopilin GspJ translates to MKQRGFTLLEVMVALGVLAFVIMATHQILDTTTRAKQASDEKIAELNGLQTAFRLMDQDFSQMTKRQVRNEAGDFQEGYLLAGRYILESQLDGIAFVRDGWMNPINLLPRSELQAVGYRVIDDKLERVYRIYVDQLDNMEPRSQVILAAVEELKFEFLDGSGKWQEDWQIKALPKAVAVTIKQMDAEPIRRVFLVPGLGKELPKPVTEGTNPSQPNGRGTP, encoded by the coding sequence GTGAAGCAGCGCGGTTTTACATTATTAGAAGTGATGGTGGCACTAGGTGTGTTGGCGTTTGTGATTATGGCCACCCACCAAATACTTGATACCACAACGCGAGCTAAACAAGCATCAGATGAAAAAATTGCTGAACTAAATGGGTTACAAACAGCCTTCAGGCTAATGGATCAAGACTTTAGCCAAATGACTAAACGCCAAGTGCGTAATGAAGCTGGAGATTTTCAAGAGGGATACTTACTTGCTGGACGCTACATTTTAGAAAGCCAGCTTGATGGTATTGCCTTTGTACGTGATGGTTGGATGAATCCCATTAACTTACTCCCTCGCTCAGAGTTACAAGCTGTTGGTTATCGCGTCATTGATGACAAGTTAGAACGCGTATATCGCATTTATGTCGATCAACTCGATAATATGGAGCCTCGTAGCCAAGTTATTTTAGCCGCAGTCGAAGAGCTTAAATTTGAGTTTTTAGATGGTAGCGGTAAGTGGCAAGAAGACTGGCAAATTAAGGCATTACCTAAAGCCGTTGCGGTAACTATAAAGCAAATGGATGCGGAGCCTATCAGGCGTGTGTTTTTAGTGCCAGGACTCGGTAAAGAGCTACCTAAACCAGTAACTGAGGGGACTAACCCGTCGCAACCTAATGGCCGGGGTACGCCTTGA
- a CDS encoding prepilin-type N-terminal cleavage/methylation domain-containing protein, protein MQVSPKHLSAKHYGFSLIEILVVLVIIAFATKMVVYSLDGGAEEALDKQANRLHTTINAASEFAVLNQIELGLLVEQNTLEFLVFDGEKWISFDREALFKPIEIEPQFKLTLNLEDLPWAQDNLLEQSNWRELMSGNNEDSLLELKKLKVPQVLILSSADVSAFQLMLELKDQPEPVYFIEGKFAAPVDFRREPQ, encoded by the coding sequence ATGCAGGTAAGCCCTAAGCACCTGAGTGCAAAGCATTATGGTTTTAGTTTAATAGAAATTTTAGTGGTATTGGTGATCATCGCCTTTGCCACCAAAATGGTGGTATACAGCTTAGATGGCGGCGCTGAAGAAGCGTTAGACAAGCAAGCAAATAGGCTGCATACCACCATTAATGCCGCATCGGAATTTGCGGTGCTTAATCAAATAGAATTAGGCCTTTTAGTTGAGCAAAATACGCTTGAATTTTTAGTGTTTGATGGCGAAAAATGGATTAGCTTTGATCGTGAAGCTTTATTTAAGCCAATTGAGATCGAACCCCAATTTAAATTAACACTTAATCTTGAAGACCTACCTTGGGCACAAGATAACTTACTAGAGCAGTCAAATTGGCGTGAGCTAATGAGTGGTAACAATGAAGACAGTTTATTAGAGCTTAAAAAGTTAAAAGTACCGCAAGTGCTTATTTTATCCTCTGCCGATGTAAGTGCGTTTCAGCTCATGCTTGAATTAAAAGATCAGCCAGAGCCGGTGTACTTTATTGAAGGTAAATTTGCAGCCCCAGTCGATTTTCGTCGAGAGCCCCAATAA
- the gspI gene encoding type II secretion system minor pseudopilin GspI, with translation MKKYHGFTLLEVLVALSICAMAGIAAMQATGEHIHHLSSIEEQTYGSWVAENVLVEQRTKGEKWQGKNGTRGSEMMAGIEWFWRQDVVPTADKSFVKVTINVFTDDKYENSIYELSTYLNKGKL, from the coding sequence ATGAAAAAATACCACGGGTTTACATTATTAGAAGTCTTAGTTGCACTGAGTATTTGTGCCATGGCGGGTATTGCGGCAATGCAAGCAACCGGTGAGCATATTCATCACTTATCAAGTATTGAAGAACAAACGTATGGCTCATGGGTCGCTGAGAATGTATTGGTAGAACAACGAACGAAAGGCGAAAAATGGCAAGGTAAAAATGGTACCCGCGGCAGTGAGATGATGGCGGGTATTGAATGGTTTTGGCGCCAAGATGTTGTGCCCACTGCCGACAAGAGCTTTGTAAAAGTCACTATTAATGTGTTTACGGATGATAAGTACGAAAATTCAATTTATGAGTTAAGCACTTACTTAAATAAAGGTAAGCTTTAA
- the gspM gene encoding type II secretion system protein GspM, translating to MKQQFMKYWGSLKEQEQQLIMVAGGVFIIFVLVMGIFRPLNTAIENAQQSQIKQQELLAWVDDSIVKLKAAGKAQAVSNQNLSQIVNNTRGRYSINISKMQPNDNSLRLTLDSVEFNQLIQWIDELVNQHGLSVENLDLSQDDKSGYVRVSRLVLEK from the coding sequence ATGAAACAGCAGTTCATGAAATATTGGGGTTCATTAAAAGAACAAGAGCAGCAGTTAATAATGGTTGCGGGTGGTGTATTTATTATTTTTGTTTTGGTAATGGGTATATTTAGACCCTTAAATACGGCAATAGAAAATGCGCAACAATCACAAATAAAACAACAAGAATTGCTAGCATGGGTAGACGACAGTATCGTTAAACTTAAAGCAGCAGGTAAAGCGCAAGCGGTGAGCAATCAAAACCTCAGCCAAATAGTGAATAATACGCGCGGTCGTTACAGCATTAATATTAGTAAAATGCAGCCAAATGATAATTCACTTCGTTTAACACTCGACTCAGTGGAGTTTAATCAATTAATCCAATGGATTGACGAGCTGGTTAATCAGCATGGTTTAAGCGTAGAAAATTTAGATTTAAGCCAAGATGATAAATCCGGTTATGTACGCGTTAGCCGTTTAGTATTAGAGAAGTAG
- the gspK gene encoding type II secretion system minor pseudopilin GspK produces the protein MNQQSSRGAALVIVLFIVALAAILAVEMSANLMVQVQRSTNLQSQQQAKWYAYGAEELAIKGLIQSKKDDPEKTTLAQPWAKQGDVKYPVENGTLSGQLTDLQACLNLNALGVEPDPNSGNKTNPAHKALFAILENIDDLPSDESEEGMADSVFDWLDENSITYRSGAEEGEYLSRQFPYMTANSLFASVSELRLIKGFNPLVMEKVLPFVCVIPGSTLLSINVNTVTEEQALLLSGLIDELSVSGAQAVIAARPENGFDNIEEFFESVKQQGGKNIKAVEKLFSLKSEYFKLQTQAKFVDLRFSMTTLLYASNGEVTILARKFGGVQ, from the coding sequence ATGAACCAACAATCTTCGCGCGGCGCGGCTTTGGTTATTGTGTTATTTATTGTAGCGCTTGCAGCTATTTTAGCCGTTGAAATGAGTGCTAATTTAATGGTGCAAGTACAAAGAAGTACCAATTTACAAAGTCAGCAACAAGCGAAATGGTATGCCTATGGTGCTGAAGAGCTAGCAATTAAAGGTTTAATTCAAAGTAAAAAAGACGATCCTGAAAAAACCACATTAGCGCAGCCCTGGGCAAAGCAAGGCGATGTAAAGTACCCTGTTGAGAACGGCACTTTAAGCGGCCAGTTGACTGATTTACAAGCGTGTTTAAATTTAAACGCGCTTGGGGTTGAGCCAGACCCAAATAGCGGTAATAAAACTAACCCAGCACATAAAGCGTTGTTTGCTATTTTAGAAAATATAGATGATTTACCCAGTGATGAATCAGAAGAAGGGATGGCCGACAGTGTGTTTGATTGGCTTGATGAGAACAGTATAACCTATCGCTCTGGTGCCGAAGAGGGGGAGTATTTATCTCGTCAGTTTCCATATATGACGGCTAATAGCTTATTTGCATCGGTGTCTGAACTGCGTTTAATTAAAGGGTTTAATCCTTTGGTTATGGAAAAAGTGCTGCCTTTTGTCTGTGTGATCCCAGGTAGTACGTTACTTTCAATTAATGTTAATACAGTCACTGAAGAGCAAGCTTTATTGCTCAGTGGCCTAATAGACGAACTGAGTGTTTCGGGTGCTCAAGCGGTAATTGCAGCGCGACCTGAAAATGGCTTTGATAATATTGAAGAGTTTTTTGAGTCTGTTAAACAACAAGGCGGCAAAAATATCAAAGCAGTAGAAAAGCTTTTTAGTTTAAAAAGTGAATATTTTAAATTACAAACGCAGGCAAAATTTGTTGATTTGCGTTTTTCGATGACCACATTACTGTATGCCAGCAATGGCGAGGTAACGATACTGGCGCGAAAATTTGGAGGCGTACAGTGA
- the gspC gene encoding type II secretion system protein GspC, producing MEQHVQQFKLLLNRLPHAKLSVLVMVLVIVYIAFLSSKLVWLLWPHPVTTPLAPSSYSSQVTGGNNQSVDSIIGQFLFGKVNVTKNTNTAPQAKVINNAPETRLSINLTGIVAVSNDDKAGMAIIESQGRQASYLVEDVIQGTRAKVSQILPDRVILDVSGRFETLMLDGLDFTKTVSMPVLAARDEPEMGPLAPSSQSEEQIDATANLEVKEALIETREELLEEPGKLFDYIRVAQAMNDGELIGYRLSPGKEPELFKQMGLQNNDLAVAINGYQLTDLKQAMAAMNELRNSTDATITIERDGEQIDVLFSLQ from the coding sequence ATGGAACAGCACGTTCAACAATTTAAACTGCTATTAAACCGTTTGCCACACGCTAAATTAAGCGTGTTAGTTATGGTTTTAGTTATTGTTTATATTGCATTTTTGTCATCAAAGCTCGTTTGGCTTTTATGGCCGCACCCAGTAACAACTCCTCTTGCTCCCAGTAGCTACTCTAGTCAAGTCACGGGCGGCAATAACCAGTCTGTCGATTCGATTATTGGGCAATTTTTATTTGGTAAAGTAAATGTAACAAAAAACACCAATACTGCCCCCCAAGCCAAAGTTATTAATAATGCCCCTGAAACGCGCTTAAGTATAAATTTAACCGGTATTGTTGCTGTGAGTAATGATGATAAAGCGGGGATGGCCATTATTGAATCGCAAGGTCGCCAGGCGAGTTACTTAGTTGAAGATGTTATTCAAGGTACACGTGCAAAGGTATCGCAAATACTCCCAGACCGTGTCATTTTAGATGTAAGCGGCCGCTTTGAAACCTTAATGCTTGATGGGCTCGACTTTACCAAAACGGTGTCTATGCCGGTACTAGCCGCGCGAGATGAGCCTGAGATGGGGCCGTTAGCACCTTCATCGCAAAGTGAAGAGCAGATAGATGCAACCGCCAACCTTGAAGTAAAAGAAGCATTAATAGAAACCCGCGAAGAGCTTTTAGAAGAGCCTGGTAAATTATTTGATTACATACGTGTTGCCCAAGCTATGAATGATGGGGAACTTATAGGTTACCGTTTGAGTCCAGGTAAAGAGCCTGAATTATTTAAACAAATGGGATTACAAAATAACGATTTGGCCGTGGCAATTAACGGCTATCAATTAACTGATTTAAAACAGGCTATGGCAGCAATGAATGAGCTGCGAAATAGTACCGATGCAACTATCACCATAGAGCGTGATGGTGAGCAAATCGATGTGCTTTTTAGTCTGCAATAA
- the gspE gene encoding type II secretion system ATPase GspE has protein sequence MTNAIEDINQDVVHPAAHNNDEMLEQEDLIELPAKRLPFSYARRVGALLSKHKDNRVVYYRGELDIDVLLEVRRIAGHGFTLEQLEDDKFELLLEASYQRDSSETQQMMEDIGNEVDLFSLADELPQTEDLLAGDDDAPIIKLINAMLSEAIKEGASDIHIETFEQELVIRFRVDGVLKEVLKPNRKLASLLVSRIKVMAKLDIAEKRIPQDGRISLRIAGRAVDVRVSTMPSSFGERVVLRLLDKNNARLNLEDLGMTAKNRELFADLISKPHGIILVTGPTGSGKSTTLYAGMSQINSRDRNILTVEDPIEYEIPGIGQTQVNTKVDMTFARGLRAILRQDPDVVMVGEIRDLETAQIGVQASLTGHLVMSTLHTNTASGAITRMEDMGVEPFLLSSSLLGVLSQRLVRTLCNSCKEGHIADERECELLGVPFDNAPTIYRAVGCEECNFNGYRGRTGIHELLVVDETIREMIHSGKGEQSVEKYIRKRSPSIRQDGCSRVLAGKTTLEEVLRVTREEG, from the coding sequence ATGACTAATGCGATAGAAGATATTAATCAAGACGTTGTTCATCCAGCTGCACATAACAACGATGAAATGCTTGAACAAGAGGATTTAATTGAGCTGCCTGCAAAGCGTTTGCCGTTTTCATATGCAAGGCGGGTGGGTGCGTTACTTAGTAAACATAAGGATAACCGAGTTGTTTACTACCGTGGCGAGTTGGATATTGATGTATTGCTAGAAGTGCGCCGCATTGCAGGACATGGCTTCACACTTGAGCAACTAGAAGATGATAAATTTGAGTTATTACTAGAAGCATCGTATCAACGTGACAGCTCAGAAACTCAGCAAATGATGGAAGACATTGGTAACGAGGTTGATTTATTCTCGCTGGCTGATGAGCTTCCTCAAACTGAAGATTTACTTGCTGGTGATGACGACGCGCCTATTATCAAACTCATTAATGCCATGTTGAGTGAGGCCATTAAGGAAGGCGCATCTGATATCCACATTGAAACGTTTGAACAAGAACTGGTTATTCGTTTTCGAGTGGATGGCGTACTCAAAGAAGTTTTAAAACCTAATCGTAAATTAGCCTCTTTGCTGGTATCGCGTATTAAAGTAATGGCCAAACTCGATATTGCAGAAAAACGTATACCGCAAGATGGCCGTATTAGTTTACGTATTGCAGGGCGTGCAGTAGATGTGCGTGTATCGACTATGCCATCGAGCTTTGGTGAGCGAGTCGTATTGCGTTTGCTTGATAAAAACAATGCGCGTTTAAACCTTGAAGATTTAGGCATGACCGCGAAAAACCGAGAGCTATTTGCTGATTTAATTAGTAAGCCTCACGGTATAATCTTAGTTACAGGCCCTACAGGCTCTGGTAAAAGTACTACTTTATATGCCGGTATGAGCCAAATTAACTCGCGGGATCGCAATATTTTAACGGTTGAAGATCCCATTGAGTATGAAATCCCAGGTATTGGCCAAACACAGGTTAATACCAAGGTTGATATGACTTTTGCCCGTGGCCTACGCGCTATTTTACGTCAAGATCCTGATGTGGTTATGGTTGGTGAAATACGTGACTTAGAAACCGCTCAAATTGGTGTACAAGCATCGCTGACTGGTCACTTAGTTATGTCTACATTGCATACCAATACCGCCTCAGGTGCAATTACCCGTATGGAAGATATGGGTGTTGAGCCATTCTTATTATCGTCATCATTACTCGGCGTATTGTCACAGCGCTTAGTACGTACCTTATGCAATAGCTGTAAAGAAGGGCATATTGCAGATGAGCGTGAATGTGAATTACTCGGCGTACCGTTTGATAATGCTCCGACGATTTACCGCGCGGTAGGGTGTGAAGAGTGTAACTTTAACGGTTATCGTGGTCGTACAGGTATTCACGAATTATTAGTCGTTGATGAAACTATTCGTGAAATGATCCACAGCGGTAAAGGTGAGCAAAGCGTAGAGAAATATATTCGTAAACGCAGCCCAAGTATTCGTCAAGATGGCTGCAGCCGCGTACTTGCGGGTAAAACAACGCTTGAAGAAGTATTACGCGTAACCCGTGAGGAAGGCTAA
- the gspF gene encoding type II secretion system inner membrane protein GspF: MAAFEYRALDGRGKEKKGILEADTAKQVRQLLRDQKLTPLEVVPAAQDDKQVRGQKAPLLGSLFKPTISTSDLALITRQLATLIQSALPVEGAVMAVAEQCEKPRLKRMLMSVRSKVVEGYTLADGMSEFPHVFDDLYRAMVAAGEKSGHLDQVLNRLADYTEQRQHMRSQITQAMVYPIILVVFAIGIVSVLLGTVVPKILKTFEKTKQVLPWTTEWVMAGSHFVQNYWFVSLLAITAIAIGIKYALKKPKVRFWWDAKVLHMPGIGKVARGINTARFARTLSILSSSSVPLLEGMRISGGVLVNEKIKQAVADAAERVSEGASLRASLQQTKLFPPMMLHMIASGEKSGELEQMLERAANNQDREFESMVNVSLKLLEPAMIASMAVIVLFIVMAILQPIMAMNKAVGL; the protein is encoded by the coding sequence ATGGCGGCGTTTGAATACCGTGCATTAGATGGCCGGGGAAAAGAAAAAAAAGGAATTTTAGAAGCGGATACAGCAAAGCAAGTTCGCCAACTTTTACGCGATCAAAAGCTAACCCCCCTCGAGGTGGTGCCAGCTGCTCAAGATGATAAACAAGTTCGAGGTCAAAAAGCGCCATTATTAGGCTCTTTATTTAAGCCGACAATATCAACGTCAGATCTTGCTTTGATTACACGTCAACTTGCGACCCTAATTCAGTCAGCCTTACCCGTTGAGGGTGCCGTGATGGCGGTTGCTGAGCAGTGTGAAAAACCACGGCTAAAACGTATGTTAATGTCTGTGCGCTCTAAAGTGGTGGAAGGGTATACGCTTGCTGATGGGATGAGTGAATTTCCGCATGTATTTGACGATTTATACCGTGCAATGGTGGCCGCAGGTGAAAAGTCAGGTCACTTAGATCAAGTACTTAACAGATTGGCTGATTACACCGAGCAACGCCAACACATGCGTAGCCAAATTACGCAAGCGATGGTGTATCCCATTATTTTGGTCGTGTTCGCTATTGGTATTGTTTCAGTATTATTAGGTACTGTGGTGCCTAAAATACTAAAAACGTTTGAAAAAACCAAACAAGTATTACCTTGGACAACCGAATGGGTCATGGCGGGTAGTCATTTTGTACAAAATTATTGGTTTGTTAGTTTATTAGCGATCACGGCGATTGCTATTGGAATTAAATACGCACTTAAAAAACCTAAAGTACGGTTTTGGTGGGATGCAAAAGTATTACATATGCCAGGCATAGGTAAGGTTGCTAGAGGTATTAACACGGCGCGCTTTGCCCGTACATTAAGTATTTTATCGTCAAGCTCAGTGCCGCTACTTGAAGGAATGCGTATTTCAGGTGGGGTGTTGGTTAACGAAAAAATAAAGCAAGCAGTGGCAGATGCCGCAGAAAGAGTCAGTGAAGGGGCGAGTCTTCGTGCTTCACTACAGCAAACTAAGTTGTTTCCACCAATGATGCTACATATGATAGCCAGTGGTGAAAAGTCCGGTGAACTTGAGCAAATGTTAGAGCGTGCTGCTAACAATCAAGATCGCGAGTTTGAAAGTATGGTTAATGTGTCATTAAAATTATTGGAACCGGCAATGATTGCCTCTATGGCAGTGATTGTGCTTTTCATAGTAATGGCAATTTTGCAGCCAATTATGGCAATGAACAAGGCCGTAGGTCTTTAA